The Comamonas sp. GB3 AK4-5 genome includes a region encoding these proteins:
- the ptsP gene encoding phosphoenolpyruvate--protein phosphotransferase: MPDFNHELILRAPLSGLLVPLSEVPDLVFSTGMLGPGLAIDPTSGELLAPCNGRVTQLASAGHALTLTAANGAQILLHIGIDTVKLRGQGFAPCVAENDAVRAGDVLIRFDVDSIAAAVPSLMTVLVIGNAEDFIVTEVATPGAVKAGQGGLLHISPKAAEPDLASGPLHAGDDAITLRRSFVLACPGGLHARPAARARAAAKAFGAEVVLLYQGRQARLGSLVELLHLGAGESASLELVASGADAAAAASAVIAELQREGTGEADALPETAEPGQAHRETVSRGPVVAAPGIAVGTLFWWNEVEEQLVETGQGVEHERHALGQAIEQAHTQLAAAIEKAERHGAAGEAGIFAVHQALLQDPALLAQADRLMAEGKSASFAWRVTMRAQAASLSALDERRLAERAGDMRDLEKRVLRNLGEATGQAVGGALVLPEGEVSAVLAAEEFTPSDLVGLDVSHVVALLMVGGGPTSHAAIIARQLGLPCLVAVGRGLRDVAQGTLIIVDADHGRVDPAPSAVELAGARERVRQRNVRRETELKASHDPAIMRDGVRIEVAANIGNLDDAHQAVAHGADAIGLLRTEMLFISDSLPPSVADHTRTCQAIVDALGGRSVIIRTLDIGADKQVGYLDLPFEANPALGLRGIRLAWWKPSLLEDQLRGLLALRTKGPLRILLPMVTEVNELIVLREHIQALAESMGHSQPVELGVMVEVPSAALLADQLAQYADFLSIGTNDLTQYALAMDRGQPQLAGRLDGLHPGVLRLIEATVEGAARYGRWVGVCGALAGDLLAVPVLVGLGVSELSVDAGLVPSVKARLRSLSLDECRGQVQALLQLPSAQAVRAHSRQRWPL; encoded by the coding sequence ATGCCCGACTTCAATCATGAGCTGATTTTGCGGGCTCCGTTAAGCGGCCTGTTGGTTCCGCTGTCCGAGGTGCCTGATCTTGTTTTTTCAACCGGTATGCTGGGGCCGGGCTTGGCTATAGACCCCACATCGGGTGAGCTGCTTGCACCTTGCAACGGCCGGGTCACCCAACTGGCCAGTGCAGGTCATGCGCTCACGCTGACAGCAGCCAACGGCGCACAAATCCTGCTGCACATAGGCATTGATACGGTCAAGTTGCGCGGCCAGGGGTTTGCCCCCTGTGTGGCGGAAAACGACGCGGTGCGCGCCGGCGATGTACTGATCCGTTTCGATGTCGACAGCATCGCGGCAGCCGTGCCCAGCCTCATGACCGTGCTGGTAATTGGCAATGCTGAGGACTTCATCGTGACAGAGGTCGCCACGCCCGGTGCGGTGAAAGCCGGGCAGGGTGGGTTGCTGCACATAAGCCCCAAAGCGGCAGAACCTGATTTGGCGTCCGGGCCGCTCCATGCCGGGGACGACGCCATCACCCTCAGGCGCTCATTTGTGCTGGCTTGCCCGGGGGGCTTGCATGCACGCCCTGCTGCCAGGGCCAGGGCTGCGGCAAAAGCGTTTGGTGCGGAGGTGGTCTTGCTCTACCAGGGGCGTCAGGCCCGTCTGGGCAGCTTGGTGGAGTTGCTCCATCTTGGGGCCGGTGAATCGGCTTCTTTGGAGCTGGTGGCCAGCGGTGCGGATGCTGCAGCTGCGGCCAGTGCGGTGATTGCGGAGCTGCAGCGTGAAGGAACGGGCGAAGCCGATGCCTTGCCTGAAACTGCTGAACCAGGCCAGGCGCACAGGGAGACGGTAAGCCGGGGGCCTGTGGTGGCCGCACCCGGCATCGCCGTGGGGACATTGTTTTGGTGGAATGAAGTCGAGGAGCAGCTTGTCGAGACTGGGCAGGGCGTGGAGCATGAGCGCCATGCACTGGGCCAAGCCATAGAGCAGGCCCATACGCAACTGGCTGCGGCCATAGAAAAGGCAGAGCGCCATGGTGCTGCGGGTGAGGCAGGGATTTTTGCCGTGCACCAAGCCTTGCTTCAGGACCCCGCGTTGCTGGCGCAGGCCGATAGGCTGATGGCCGAGGGCAAGAGCGCAAGCTTTGCATGGCGTGTGACCATGCGCGCCCAGGCTGCGAGCCTGTCGGCGCTGGATGAGCGCAGGCTTGCGGAACGCGCCGGCGATATGCGGGATCTGGAAAAGCGGGTGCTGCGCAACCTGGGGGAGGCAACTGGGCAGGCCGTTGGAGGGGCCCTGGTTCTGCCCGAGGGCGAGGTCAGCGCAGTGCTGGCGGCCGAAGAATTTACACCCTCGGATCTCGTGGGCTTGGATGTCTCACATGTTGTGGCCTTGCTCATGGTGGGGGGGGGCCCCACCTCGCATGCCGCCATCATTGCGCGCCAGCTGGGCCTGCCATGTTTGGTGGCTGTGGGCCGCGGGCTCAGAGATGTGGCCCAAGGCACGCTGATCATTGTCGATGCCGACCATGGCCGCGTGGATCCGGCACCGTCTGCGGTCGAGCTTGCCGGTGCCAGAGAGCGTGTGCGGCAGCGCAATGTGCGCCGAGAGACCGAGCTCAAGGCTTCGCACGATCCTGCCATCATGCGCGATGGTGTGAGGATCGAGGTCGCGGCCAATATCGGCAATCTGGACGATGCCCACCAGGCTGTAGCGCATGGGGCTGACGCCATAGGCCTGCTGCGCACGGAAATGCTGTTCATCAGCGACAGCCTGCCGCCCTCGGTGGCCGACCATACCCGCACATGCCAGGCCATCGTTGATGCGCTGGGAGGGCGCAGCGTCATCATCCGCACGCTGGACATTGGAGCCGACAAGCAAGTGGGCTATCTGGACTTGCCCTTCGAAGCCAACCCGGCCCTGGGCCTGCGCGGCATTCGTCTGGCCTGGTGGAAGCCTTCGCTGCTCGAAGATCAGCTGCGTGGGCTGCTTGCACTGCGTACCAAGGGGCCGCTGCGGATTTTGTTGCCGATGGTGACCGAGGTGAACGAGCTCATTGTCTTGCGTGAGCATATCCAGGCGCTGGCCGAAAGCATGGGCCACAGTCAGCCTGTGGAGCTGGGCGTGATGGTGGAAGTGCCATCCGCGGCCTTGCTGGCGGACCAGCTCGCCCAATATGCCGACTTTCTTTCCATAGGGACCAATGACCTGACCCAGTACGCGCTGGCCATGGATCGCGGCCAGCCGCAGTTGGCCGGCAGGCTGGACGGCCTGCATCCAGGGGTGCTGCGCCTGATAGAGGCCACGGTAGAGGGGGCGGCCCGATATGGCCGCTGGGTGGGTGTGTGCGGCGCGCTGGCAGGAGATCTGTTGGCGGTGCCGGTACTCGTTGGGCTGGGGGTTTCGGAGCTGTCGGTGGACGCAGGCCTCGTGCCAAGCGTCAAGGCAAGGCTGCGCAGTCTCTCGCTGGACGAATGCCGAGGGCAGGTGCAGGCCTTGCTGCAACTGCCCTCGGCCCAAGCGGTGCGGGCGCACAGCCGGCAGCGCTGGCCACTATAA